One window from the genome of Dyadobacter sp. CECT 9275 encodes:
- a CDS encoding glycosyltransferase, with protein sequence MKLNGHQIIIFGLPRLDAEIESTNYTTARLLAKYNRVYYVENPYTIKDYWSSKGTARYNLRKKYFSLFNTELVETDTPGLSVIIPPVLLSINFLPEGRFFRALLSFNEYLIAFKLKRFIRKYGIDKYLYINSFNFHYPLLADRLKARLQVYHCLDPLVLAFERKHGCRSEDIVIAKSDIVLCSSKQLFSEKQKINPATYFVPNAADLSHSIKVLDPLLQVNSLLAGVSKPVIGYFGAIERRIDYNLLTEVIYGNPSLNFVFVGPVAEEFVPAGFTEMKNVTFTGPVPYHQMPAMVKGFDVALIPFKKDEFSRTIFPLKLFEYLGAGKPVVCTDFNPDLADFTEDTVAYCSDAAEFSEAIHEALASDGTPQRERRIAVASANTWEKRVDEIAEIIFKGLLEKEMAEVFRN encoded by the coding sequence ATGAAACTTAACGGACATCAGATCATTATTTTTGGCTTGCCCAGGCTTGATGCGGAGATCGAATCAACCAACTACACCACGGCCAGGCTTTTGGCGAAATACAACCGGGTTTATTATGTAGAAAATCCCTATACCATAAAGGATTACTGGAGTTCCAAGGGAACTGCCAGGTACAATCTCCGTAAAAAATACTTTTCCCTTTTCAATACGGAACTGGTAGAAACGGACACACCCGGGTTGTCGGTCATTATTCCTCCCGTGCTGCTTTCGATCAATTTCCTGCCCGAAGGCCGCTTTTTCAGGGCGTTGTTAAGCTTTAATGAGTACCTGATCGCTTTTAAGTTAAAGCGATTTATTAGAAAATACGGGATAGATAAGTATCTCTATATCAATTCATTTAATTTTCACTATCCCCTACTGGCTGATCGGCTCAAGGCCAGGTTGCAGGTATACCATTGCCTCGACCCGCTCGTACTGGCTTTTGAAAGAAAACATGGTTGCCGGTCGGAGGATATCGTGATAGCAAAGAGTGACATTGTACTGTGCAGCAGTAAGCAGCTATTCAGCGAAAAACAGAAAATTAATCCCGCTACTTATTTTGTGCCCAATGCTGCGGATCTGAGTCATAGTATAAAGGTTTTAGACCCTTTACTGCAGGTGAACAGCTTGCTGGCAGGAGTTTCCAAACCAGTTATCGGGTATTTTGGTGCTATCGAAAGAAGGATTGACTATAACCTGCTTACGGAGGTCATATACGGGAACCCTTCGTTGAATTTCGTGTTTGTAGGGCCTGTTGCCGAGGAGTTTGTACCTGCGGGATTCACGGAAATGAAAAATGTAACCTTCACCGGGCCGGTACCCTACCATCAGATGCCTGCCATGGTAAAGGGTTTTGACGTAGCGTTGATTCCTTTCAAAAAGGATGAATTCAGCCGCACCATTTTTCCGTTGAAACTTTTTGAATACCTCGGTGCCGGCAAACCTGTAGTATGTACGGACTTCAATCCTGACCTCGCCGATTTTACTGAAGATACCGTCGCTTACTGTAGTGATGCGGCCGAATTTTCGGAGGCAATTCACGAGGCATTAGCCAGCGACGGCACTCCACAGCGCGAACGAAGGATTGCAGTTGCCTCCGCCAACACCTGGGAAAAGCGGGTTGACGAGATAGCTGAAATCATATTTAAAGGACTTCTCGAAAAAGAAATGGCCGAGGTATTCCGGAATTA
- a CDS encoding glycosyltransferase family 4 protein: MIKVLFDHQKFTTQRYGGISRYFANIIQQINHSPEFSCEVGFLYSRNHYLKNEQTATDRVMERLLKSQFIDRKLFQLNESYCKYLVGKNNFDIFHPTYYDPYFLGSLKKPLVTTIHDMTYEKLPEYFWVHDYLTHNKRLHIERADAIIAISETTKSDLLKYHDVDESKVSVIYHGIDSAPLIFKPVDGLPKNYLLYVGDRSGYKNFYLFMDAFKKLSARYPDLNVVLTGGGPLGIADRELLYRLKLTDRVKHVNVTDEQLNYLYQNTILFVYPSLHEGFGLPILEAFKAQCPILLSNTPCFKEIARDAVAYFEAHLMEDLADKIEMFLTDSTKRETFIAKGSKRLADFPLDVSIHQTLDLYKSLV; the protein is encoded by the coding sequence ATGATCAAAGTGCTTTTTGACCATCAGAAGTTTACCACCCAGCGTTATGGTGGCATCAGCAGATATTTTGCCAATATTATCCAGCAGATCAACCACTCTCCCGAATTTTCCTGCGAAGTGGGTTTTCTGTACTCCCGCAATCATTACCTTAAAAATGAGCAAACCGCAACAGACCGTGTGATGGAACGCTTGCTCAAATCACAGTTCATCGACCGAAAACTGTTCCAGTTGAATGAATCCTATTGCAAATATCTTGTTGGTAAAAACAACTTTGATATTTTTCACCCCACCTACTACGACCCATATTTTCTAGGTTCTCTCAAAAAGCCGCTGGTAACCACCATACACGACATGACGTATGAGAAGTTACCGGAATATTTCTGGGTACATGACTATCTTACGCACAACAAAAGGTTACATATAGAAAGAGCTGACGCCATCATTGCTATTTCGGAAACGACAAAAAGTGATCTGCTCAAATACCACGATGTGGATGAATCCAAGGTATCGGTCATTTATCACGGGATAGACTCCGCACCTTTGATTTTCAAACCGGTGGATGGCCTTCCCAAAAACTACCTTTTGTACGTGGGCGACAGGAGTGGTTATAAAAACTTTTACCTTTTCATGGATGCCTTCAAAAAGCTTTCGGCCAGGTATCCTGACCTCAACGTGGTGTTAACAGGGGGAGGCCCCCTGGGAATTGCCGACAGAGAATTGCTCTATCGCCTTAAACTAACGGATCGCGTGAAACATGTAAACGTTACAGACGAGCAGCTGAACTATCTTTACCAGAACACTATTCTTTTCGTGTACCCATCTCTGCATGAAGGTTTTGGCCTGCCCATTCTTGAAGCTTTCAAGGCACAGTGCCCGATACTCCTCAGTAATACACCCTGTTTTAAGGAAATTGCGAGAGACGCGGTCGCCTATTTTGAAGCACACCTTATGGAAGATCTGGCTGATAAAATTGAGATGTTCCTGACCGATTCGACCAAACGCGAAACTTTCATTGCCAAAGGGAGCAAAAGGCTTGCAGATTTCCCGCTTGACGTTTCCATACACCAGACGCTGGATCTTTATAAATCGCTGGTCTGA
- a CDS encoding alpha-1,2-fucosyltransferase, producing the protein MVGIKFNGRLGNQLFQYFFMLYLKSRDNGKIYFFTNPHHAYLARYFDFGWYHNLTLRSKAYSVLARMLPKILSFRDIYVHNFFGPKEHKPVNFTIYNGFFQSDFYIRHLPESARSPIRKKFRDQFEREFGAIFKNHKTVVVHIRRTDYLSYGKRDISLPIDYFKRQLNSIEDLDSYKVFFVSDDMAFVKAEFPHKDNYIFSSNSEIIDFQLIHHADVAIISNSTFAWWAAYLSPKKNMVIAPKNWFGFRIGREHPKGIMTDRFIWREVLQSP; encoded by the coding sequence ATGGTCGGTATCAAATTCAACGGGCGTTTGGGAAACCAGCTGTTTCAGTATTTTTTCATGTTGTATCTCAAATCTAGAGATAACGGTAAAATTTACTTTTTTACAAACCCTCACCATGCCTATCTGGCCAGGTATTTTGATTTTGGCTGGTATCATAACCTTACACTGCGTTCTAAGGCCTATTCGGTGCTTGCAAGGATGCTTCCTAAGATTTTAAGTTTCAGGGATATTTATGTCCATAATTTTTTTGGACCCAAAGAACACAAACCGGTTAATTTCACGATTTATAATGGGTTTTTCCAATCCGATTTTTACATCAGACATCTTCCTGAAAGTGCACGGTCGCCTATTCGGAAAAAGTTCCGGGATCAGTTTGAGCGGGAGTTCGGAGCCATTTTTAAAAATCACAAAACGGTTGTGGTACATATCCGCCGCACCGATTACCTGTCCTACGGGAAAAGAGATATATCGTTACCCATCGACTATTTTAAGAGGCAACTGAATTCTATTGAAGATTTGGATAGTTACAAGGTGTTTTTTGTGAGTGACGACATGGCGTTTGTCAAAGCAGAATTTCCGCACAAGGATAACTACATTTTTTCGAGCAACTCCGAGATCATCGATTTTCAGCTGATCCATCATGCCGACGTTGCCATCATTTCCAACAGTACTTTTGCCTGGTGGGCTGCCTATCTCAGTCCTAAGAAGAATATGGTGATTGCCCCCAAAAACTGGTTTGGTTTCCGGATTGGCCGCGAGCATCCCAAAGGAATCATGACCGACCGCTTCATCTGGCGGGAGGTGCTGCAATCGCCCTGA
- a CDS encoding flippase, which yields MESKAKDHYWIKSGILNVLQNFSGVFFGFAGFYILVRVLSKQDFGVWTLFMSVTTILEAIRGGLIQNALVKYLSSSRPEEHSAIITASTFISGIITITSVVLLLAFAPYLSTVWSSPQLISLLYVYVLVFLFSGALTQFNAVEQANLKFNGIFITNFIRQASFFSFILITYLIGFQIKLVHLVWVQTFSAFLSVIVAYRFVRNNFKISRSVVGRDWLGKLFGYGKYAFGTSVSSLLSGTVDQMMLGGMLSPAASGAFNIAVRITNLIDIPGNAIAVVVFPQSSRRMEEEGGGAIKYLYEKSVGTTLALVLPGVLFLYFFSDYVIHFIAGEKYTDSIPLLHVTLLYCLLIPYGRQFGTILDSIGKTRTTFLVVLGTTIVNLGLNYIFILRIGVMGAAYATLVSNIVGFAVAQIILRREIGVSLWNTIIYLFRFYPEFFEKYIKPVLKRKLGQPD from the coding sequence ATGGAATCCAAAGCCAAGGATCATTACTGGATTAAATCGGGGATACTGAATGTACTTCAGAATTTCTCTGGAGTTTTTTTTGGCTTCGCGGGCTTTTATATTCTGGTGCGCGTCCTGAGCAAGCAGGATTTTGGTGTTTGGACCCTTTTTATGTCGGTTACTACCATTCTGGAAGCGATTCGCGGGGGGCTTATTCAAAATGCACTTGTCAAATACTTGTCCTCGTCCCGGCCCGAAGAGCATTCGGCCATCATCACGGCTTCAACCTTCATAAGCGGGATCATTACCATCACAAGCGTTGTATTACTGCTTGCCTTTGCGCCTTATCTTAGCACGGTATGGTCTTCGCCGCAGCTGATAAGCCTTTTATATGTGTATGTACTGGTGTTTCTTTTTTCAGGAGCTCTCACGCAGTTCAACGCGGTCGAACAGGCCAACCTTAAATTCAACGGGATTTTCATTACCAATTTCATACGGCAGGCGTCTTTTTTTTCTTTTATCCTGATCACCTATTTGATTGGTTTTCAGATTAAACTGGTACATCTGGTCTGGGTGCAGACTTTCAGCGCTTTTTTGAGCGTCATAGTCGCTTACCGATTTGTGAGGAATAATTTCAAGATTTCCCGGTCGGTGGTAGGCCGAGACTGGCTGGGAAAACTTTTCGGATATGGTAAGTATGCGTTTGGGACCTCGGTCAGCTCACTTTTGTCCGGAACTGTGGACCAAATGATGCTTGGTGGGATGCTTTCACCTGCTGCCTCAGGCGCTTTCAACATTGCCGTCAGGATCACCAATCTCATTGATATCCCCGGCAACGCCATAGCGGTGGTGGTGTTTCCGCAAAGTTCCCGCAGGATGGAAGAAGAGGGGGGCGGGGCCATCAAATACCTGTATGAAAAATCTGTGGGTACCACGCTGGCTTTGGTGCTTCCGGGTGTATTGTTTTTGTATTTTTTCTCTGATTATGTCATACATTTTATCGCAGGTGAAAAGTATACCGACTCCATTCCGCTGCTTCACGTGACGTTACTGTATTGCCTGCTCATTCCCTATGGTCGCCAGTTTGGTACTATTCTTGATTCTATCGGAAAAACCAGGACCACTTTCCTGGTAGTACTCGGCACCACCATTGTCAACCTTGGTCTTAACTATATTTTTATTCTCAGGATAGGAGTAATGGGGGCGGCTTATGCCACGCTGGTTTCCAATATCGTGGGATTTGCGGTCGCTCAGATTATTCTCAGAAGGGAAATCGGTGTTAGTCTTTGGAACACAATTATTTATCTGTTCAGATTTTACCCCGAATTTTTTGAAAAGTATATCAAACCGGTGTTAAAGCGTAAACTGGGGCAGCCAGATTAA
- a CDS encoding glycosyltransferase family 2 protein gives MSLFSLPGWVKSHLYPQKKFSDLTDNEINELKRRISLFHSDQPDVSVVIPVWNEQDNIFRTLSSLSANVTRYKVEIIVINNNSSDRSQQVLDQLGVISYFEPRQGIPYARQHGLEKAKGKYHLCADADTLYPPQWIDLMVEPMVKDTHVKGVYGRYSFIPPEGSGRFGLWFYELITSVIIRIRKRKREYLNVYGFNMGLVTQTGLETGGFNTVTNRKYGGSVGSDFENDSEDGRMARNLRTKGILELVTHPKARVFTSSRRLMDDGSIWNAFKNRVKVQLRLAKEFA, from the coding sequence ATGTCTCTTTTCAGCCTCCCGGGATGGGTAAAGTCTCATTTATATCCACAAAAAAAATTCAGTGATCTTACTGATAATGAGATAAATGAACTAAAAAGAAGAATCAGTTTATTCCATAGTGACCAACCAGATGTATCCGTTGTAATACCTGTCTGGAATGAGCAGGACAATATTTTCCGCACATTGTCATCGCTTTCGGCCAATGTTACCCGGTATAAAGTCGAAATCATTGTCATCAATAATAACTCGTCCGACAGATCACAGCAGGTACTGGATCAACTCGGGGTTATCAGCTATTTCGAACCCCGGCAGGGCATACCTTATGCCCGCCAGCACGGCCTGGAAAAAGCAAAGGGAAAGTACCACCTCTGCGCCGATGCCGACACCCTCTACCCTCCTCAGTGGATAGACCTGATGGTGGAACCGATGGTTAAAGATACCCATGTTAAAGGTGTCTATGGCAGGTATTCCTTCATTCCCCCCGAAGGCAGCGGAAGATTCGGGCTTTGGTTTTATGAACTGATCACATCGGTTATCATCAGAATCAGAAAACGCAAACGCGAGTATCTCAATGTTTACGGGTTTAATATGGGCCTCGTAACCCAAACAGGACTGGAAACCGGCGGCTTCAATACCGTTACCAACCGTAAGTACGGGGGTTCTGTGGGGAGTGATTTTGAAAATGATTCAGAAGACGGGCGAATGGCCAGAAACCTCCGTACCAAAGGCATTCTCGAACTTGTAACCCATCCCAAAGCGCGGGTTTTCACCTCTTCCCGCAGGCTCATGGATGACGGCAGTATCTGGAACGCTTTCAAAAACAGAGTGAAAGTACAGTTGCGTCTCGCTAAGGAATTCGCCTGA
- a CDS encoding glycosyltransferase family 8 protein, with product MTTTEPINIVVASNNFYAILLGALVKSIELTHKTAEKIDLYIIDDGISKESRENIRASASEEVIRMKWFKSASVIPDNLVKVPSDKSAMPMTTYLRIFAPYILPEGTKRYIYLDVDMILQEDISKLWNSDLGDNMVGAVQDISKTVSNSWAGIPNYKELGMPPETKYFNAGLLVVDQEKWLKEDMTNQVIQCLYDNGPYVNLADQYGLNVVLYQKWKELDPRWNTFANDVIEVPDPFLIHFLDIKPIYRAYNGNKRFGDEFYKCLKLTPWKNHKPIPEYVRISRKTFSKMKKIFFSYLK from the coding sequence ATGACTACCACGGAGCCCATTAATATTGTTGTAGCAAGTAACAACTTCTACGCCATTCTGCTCGGAGCACTCGTTAAATCAATTGAACTTACGCATAAAACAGCTGAAAAAATTGATCTGTATATCATAGACGACGGGATTTCAAAAGAGAGCCGGGAGAATATCCGCGCGTCGGCCAGTGAAGAGGTAATCAGGATGAAGTGGTTTAAATCAGCCAGTGTTATTCCCGACAATCTTGTTAAGGTACCGTCGGATAAATCGGCCATGCCCATGACCACCTATCTGAGGATATTTGCACCCTACATCCTACCGGAGGGCACCAAGAGATATATTTATCTGGACGTGGACATGATTCTTCAGGAAGATATTTCAAAACTTTGGAATTCGGATTTGGGTGATAATATGGTGGGTGCTGTCCAGGATATTTCCAAAACCGTGAGCAACAGCTGGGCAGGTATCCCCAATTATAAGGAACTTGGCATGCCGCCAGAAACCAAATATTTCAATGCGGGCTTGCTGGTGGTGGATCAGGAAAAGTGGCTGAAGGAGGATATGACCAACCAGGTAATCCAATGTTTATACGACAACGGCCCCTACGTGAACCTGGCGGATCAGTATGGACTCAATGTGGTGTTGTACCAAAAATGGAAAGAGCTCGACCCCAGATGGAATACCTTCGCTAACGATGTTATTGAGGTCCCAGATCCATTTCTGATACATTTTCTCGATATAAAACCCATATACCGCGCATATAACGGCAACAAGCGTTTTGGGGACGAATTTTATAAATGTCTGAAACTGACCCCCTGGAAAAACCACAAGCCGATTCCAGAATACGTGCGGATTTCACGTAAGACATTTAGCAAAATGAAGAAAATTTTCTTTTCCTATCTCAAATAA
- a CDS encoding glycosyltransferase, with product MYNFPDVTLLITHYNRSSSLERLLRAFQKLECNFGGIVVSDDGSKPEHLDYIQNLTKSYDFTLVTTPVNKGLGNNINKGQDAVKTDFTLYVQEDFVPEPIFPPNFERALKFMHERPDLDMVRFYAYFNYPYLKPVGDGFSEMLFKITYPGYRKFYYYSDHPHLRRSTFFQKFGRYVEGIKVEATEYEMMMSVLRKKGKSLFFNEYTSLFEQKNSEDEPSTVRRNMWRDNQNLLIVAMRNLYRHLRFNYNYLK from the coding sequence ATGTATAATTTTCCTGACGTTACCCTGCTCATTACCCATTACAACCGCAGCAGCTCGCTGGAAAGGCTCCTCAGGGCGTTTCAAAAACTGGAATGCAATTTTGGAGGCATCGTGGTGTCTGACGACGGAAGTAAGCCGGAGCACCTGGACTATATCCAGAATCTGACAAAAAGTTATGACTTTACCTTGGTTACAACTCCAGTAAATAAAGGATTAGGCAACAATATCAACAAAGGTCAGGACGCTGTAAAAACCGATTTCACGCTTTATGTGCAGGAGGATTTTGTACCGGAACCCATTTTCCCGCCGAATTTTGAGCGGGCATTGAAGTTTATGCATGAAAGGCCTGACCTGGATATGGTAAGATTTTATGCCTATTTCAACTATCCCTATTTAAAGCCTGTTGGTGACGGGTTTTCCGAAATGCTGTTCAAAATCACCTATCCAGGTTACCGGAAGTTTTATTATTACAGTGATCATCCCCACCTTCGGAGAAGTACTTTCTTTCAGAAATTCGGCAGATACGTAGAAGGAATAAAAGTAGAAGCGACAGAGTATGAGATGATGATGTCGGTACTACGAAAAAAGGGTAAGTCACTGTTCTTTAACGAGTATACGTCCCTTTTTGAGCAAAAGAATTCGGAAGATGAGCCCAGTACGGTTCGACGGAATATGTGGCGCGACAACCAGAATCTGCTGATCGTTGCCATGAGGAACCTGTACCGTCACCTGAGATTCAATTATAATTATCTGAAATAG
- a CDS encoding O-antigen ligase family protein: protein MKDPGNIGMPLKYRSLSSLPQTLVGAGLIVVIAVGLGVVTAKGGIVAGLLILIAMIGIPVVYGMIAYPIFGISCIMIMAFMLFFIFRLGVAFPLGTVLDGMQGLLLLGFFIQQRSKPNWKIFQGPVATIILIWIGYNILEVINPWAESRLAWVYTVRTIAILTLMYFVFVYQINSIKSIRILLKLWLILAFIATVYAYKQELIGIAASELAGMESDPLAVSLMFIDGHWRKYSIFSDPVEFSYNMVISAVLCISLVSGPLANWKKTVLVIFTFLMLNAMLFSGTRGAYVLVPAALILFAILHFSRRIMLFSTIAAFVIIVMIYIPTGNPSLVRFQSAFRPSEDASYSVRKNNQKRIQPYILTHPMGGGLGATGMWGVRFAPYSFLASFPPDSGYVRVAVEMGWIGLFIFCCLMFIVLKSGIENFYLIRNPELKMYCLAMTMVLFTLHIGNFPQEALVQYPNNILFYLAIAIIQVTYKLDRKISLQEETES, encoded by the coding sequence TTGAAGGATCCAGGAAACATAGGCATGCCGTTAAAGTATAGGTCGCTGAGCTCACTTCCGCAGACGCTTGTGGGGGCAGGTCTTATCGTGGTGATCGCCGTTGGGCTGGGTGTTGTTACTGCCAAGGGGGGGATCGTGGCTGGCCTGCTGATCCTGATTGCAATGATCGGAATTCCGGTTGTATATGGTATGATAGCCTACCCGATATTCGGAATTTCCTGTATCATGATCATGGCGTTCATGCTTTTCTTTATTTTCAGGCTGGGTGTGGCTTTTCCCTTGGGGACCGTGCTGGATGGTATGCAGGGCTTATTATTGCTTGGCTTTTTTATACAGCAGAGAAGTAAACCCAACTGGAAGATCTTTCAGGGCCCTGTGGCTACGATCATACTGATCTGGATCGGCTATAATATTCTTGAAGTCATTAATCCATGGGCGGAGTCACGGCTTGCGTGGGTATATACCGTACGTACAATAGCCATTCTTACCTTGATGTATTTTGTATTTGTTTATCAGATCAATTCGATAAAATCCATCAGAATCCTCTTAAAACTATGGCTGATACTGGCTTTTATAGCTACGGTGTATGCTTATAAGCAGGAGCTCATCGGAATTGCAGCGTCCGAACTGGCCGGCATGGAAAGTGACCCGCTGGCCGTCAGTCTGATGTTCATAGACGGGCACTGGCGAAAGTACTCCATTTTTTCGGACCCGGTTGAGTTTTCCTATAACATGGTGATCAGCGCTGTATTATGTATTTCGCTTGTCTCGGGCCCGCTGGCTAACTGGAAAAAGACGGTTTTAGTGATTTTTACCTTTCTGATGTTGAACGCCATGCTCTTTTCAGGGACAAGAGGAGCGTATGTACTGGTACCTGCCGCGCTCATCCTGTTTGCCATCCTGCATTTCAGCCGTAGGATCATGCTTTTTTCTACCATTGCGGCTTTTGTCATCATCGTAATGATATACATCCCGACGGGTAATCCCTCTCTGGTGCGTTTCCAGAGTGCGTTCCGGCCTTCTGAGGATGCCTCATACAGTGTCAGAAAAAATAACCAGAAACGTATTCAGCCCTATATCCTTACACATCCGATGGGTGGAGGCCTTGGAGCAACGGGGATGTGGGGCGTGAGGTTTGCGCCGTATTCCTTTCTGGCGTCTTTCCCGCCCGACAGCGGCTATGTCCGGGTGGCTGTTGAAATGGGTTGGATCGGATTATTCATTTTCTGTTGCCTGATGTTCATTGTGCTCAAATCTGGTATTGAGAATTTTTACCTCATCCGGAACCCCGAACTAAAAATGTACTGCCTGGCGATGACCATGGTTCTTTTTACCCTGCACATTGGTAATTTTCCGCAGGAGGCACTGGTACAATATCCCAACAATATCCTGTTTTACCTGGCCATTGCTATCATTCAGGTTACGTACAAGCTGGATAGGAAAATCAGCCTTCAGGAAGAAACTGAAAGCTGA
- a CDS encoding glycosyltransferase: protein MILISYLWILIQAFIGFQLVFPVLLAVIRAVRGTIQEKILSADLPDYAVIITAYEQTDQLPDVVNSVLALDYPNYMIYLVADNCDISGLHFDTEKVILLRPETVLAGNVRSHFYAIRNFVRAHSHLTIIDSDNLVSRDYLTVLNHFFQSGFEAVQGVRSAKNLDTMYARLDAARDIYYHYYDGKVLFGAGSSATLAGSGMAFTTSLFRQCLEHLDISGAGFDKVLQHAIVSRGYRIAFADKALVYDEKTTGSEQLVNQRARWINTWFKYFSLGFGLVGKGILGLDWNRFIFGLVLLRPPLFIFLILSVLFMLVNLLISPWMVLAWFTGLCIFVSGFLFSLISSDTDPRIYQSLKGIPQFMYLQIVSLLKAKRANKISVATRHNVKKEFEN from the coding sequence ATGATACTGATTAGCTATTTATGGATTTTGATCCAGGCATTTATTGGTTTCCAACTCGTATTTCCGGTTTTACTGGCGGTTATCCGGGCAGTGCGGGGGACGATTCAGGAGAAGATATTGTCTGCTGACCTGCCTGATTATGCCGTGATCATCACCGCCTATGAACAAACAGATCAGTTGCCGGATGTAGTGAATTCGGTGCTTGCACTGGACTATCCCAATTACATGATATATCTAGTGGCAGATAACTGTGATATCTCCGGCCTCCATTTTGACACTGAGAAAGTGATACTGCTCAGGCCCGAAACTGTACTGGCTGGGAATGTACGTTCACATTTTTACGCGATAAGGAACTTTGTCAGGGCGCATTCACATCTTACCATTATCGACAGCGACAATCTGGTTTCGAGAGATTACCTTACGGTCCTCAATCATTTCTTTCAATCGGGTTTTGAGGCTGTTCAGGGCGTGAGAAGCGCTAAGAATCTGGACACTATGTACGCCCGTCTGGATGCTGCCAGGGATATTTATTACCATTATTATGATGGCAAGGTGCTTTTTGGCGCAGGATCTTCCGCCACGCTGGCAGGGTCTGGAATGGCGTTTACCACCTCTTTATTCCGCCAATGTCTGGAACATCTGGATATTTCCGGCGCCGGGTTCGACAAAGTGCTTCAGCATGCGATCGTAAGCCGTGGATATCGTATTGCCTTCGCCGACAAAGCGCTGGTATATGATGAAAAAACTACAGGTTCGGAGCAACTCGTCAACCAGCGGGCAAGATGGATCAACACCTGGTTTAAATACTTTTCGCTTGGTTTCGGCCTGGTAGGGAAGGGTATCCTCGGGTTGGACTGGAACCGGTTCATTTTTGGCCTGGTACTTCTGCGTCCACCACTTTTTATATTTCTGATACTCTCTGTTTTGTTTATGCTGGTTAACCTGCTGATATCTCCCTGGATGGTATTGGCTTGGTTTACAGGCTTGTGTATTTTTGTGTCGGGTTTTCTTTTCTCCTTAATCAGCAGTGATACCGATCCGCGTATTTATCAGTCACTGAAAGGAATCCCTCAATTCATGTACCTGCAGATTGTATCATTGTTGAAAGCGAAAAGGGCTAACAAGATATCCGTTGCAACCAGGCATAATGTGAAAAAGGAATTTGAAAACTAG